In the genome of Thunnus albacares chromosome 16, fThuAlb1.1, whole genome shotgun sequence, the window TCGTATCATTCTGATGTCAGTTTTTGTTCTGTGGACTAGTGACTAATGACATTTTCCATATTCACCTCCTGAGGACAAATCTGAGGAGGGAGCTGCCTCTGttagagctctgtgtgtgtgtgtgtgtgtgtgtgtgtagtctagTTTTGCCTGAGATATGTGCTGCACACAAATCTCCTTTTGCGTTGTCACTTTAAATTAACTCAACCTAATGTCTGTGTTTCTCCTGTAATAGTCCTCCACTGTTTAACACTTCACACAAGTCAGGAAGTCACCTGCTGTCAACACTAATTACACTAATGACTCACACATCAAAGGAGACGTCCAGGTGGAGCATTGTTCCTTATTTGAACCTGTTCAACTTTTGAACAAGCTCATTCATGGTGAACTATatgcaaagaaaatgttgagTTAGTGGTTGCATTCAGCTGTTTATTCAGCAGCAGGTGGGAAAGGCAGGGCCTGAACTCTTTATACGACGTCTCCTTCCCTCTGCTTACTGCTTCACTAATATCTCCCTCACCTGCTATCAGCTCACTATACCTGTCCAGTGCCCACATGAGGAGAACTAGCAGAAATGGGTTTGTTACTGTAACTCTACCAGTTTGAGTTCCTTGACCAGCATAAAAACTGAGTCTTCTGGTTTTAGATTTGGCATCACACATTCCAGCAGCTGTGCGTGGAGCCAGAGGATCACCCTGTCCTGCTGACAGAGGCAGCCATGAACCCTCTGGAGAACCGTCAGCGCATGGTGGAGATCATGTTTGAGAGTTTCAATGTTCCTTTCACCTACGTGGCCATGCAGGCGGTGCTGGCACTCTACGCTGCAGGAAGATGCACTGGTAATTTGGTCATGAGTTATGTCTTTTTATGCTTTTCACTAATGCATTGTGTGTATCAtagatttgtatttttataactTTTCCTTGTAGGTGTGGTGTTGGACTCTGGAGATGGAGTGAGCCACAGTGTGCCTGTGTTTGAGGGATACTGTCTACCTCATGCAGTGCAGCGCTTCCCTCTGGCTGGATCAGACGTTACATTGCATCTGAAAAGGGTACAGAGTaacacatttcttcttctccacaCAGTTTAGAGGCAGTGACGTGAACAATCTAATGATAAGAAGCTATTGTATCATTTAAAGGATACATCTGGTGATGACTGAACCTTTCTTCATCAACAAagctcatgtgcagagccaaactaacaatgaatttAACCTGACCTGATATCTTattccaaaaactattaaaaacacatcaatgagccacactgctgcactgtgtgaaatgttccttcattactatgaacacacaaacaccctcctgctgccagaaatactcactagagcaccagaTTTGGTTGAATCCGCtcctgaaaatagtcccaactCCTGGTTAAGTAATGtctgttaaaaactacagtgcccagttGTTAGAGGAAATTActgaagctttttaaaaaatgaaagtgcatatttgtgagctgtttttaacgATGtgtgtcttcagtaggaaccaatgggtTTGGAACTGAGTCAGAGAAGAGAAGTCCAAGTCACACTAGCCTTATTCTGAAGTGAATCTCTAGGCACTGTTGCACAATTGGTCAGAAAGAATCTAGACTTACTTGCCCCTTGGAACCTCTTACAATGATGATTAgtttatcttttgttttgaaTTGTAAGGACATGCTGTCACtgaaaaatacaacatgttgCTATGCAGACTAGGTTAAAATATCATCATTATTCAATCatcattaattttctgtaggtTAGGGTCAAGatcacacatttttaacaacatgttttaaatttaaatgttgtGCTTCCAGCTTCTGCAGGAACAGGGGGTGTGCATGCGCACCACAGCAGAGATGGAGATAGTGAGGGAGATGAAGGAGAGGTGCTGCTGTGTGGCTCCAAACTATGAGGCTGAGCTGAGTCAGGGGGGGTCGTCCTGCAGGGAGATGCATTACACCATGCCAGATGGACAGATCGTCACCCTCAGCACAGAGCGGTTCAGGTAACACCCCCCCCACATGGGGCTGGAGGGGAAATGACTTGCTGAATGTTAATAAAGATAAAGAGGTCTATAAAAAAGCACAACACCTGTGGTAACAGTGCAGTCAAACAGTTTTGAGCTTAAGAACTAAGCTATTGTTGGAATGACCACAGTAGATTGGGACCAGATTCATTTGATAATACAATAAAGTGACTGGACATGTAATTTAGTTAAATTTGCTTCATTAAAGAAGTGGATTTAGAGTGAAGTTACTCTACAAGTACAGAGTGTAGCTGGGGTgaggttagcctagcttagcataacgaCTGGGGGTAGGAAGAAAGGGCTTTGtctaaaaaaaaccaaacacatttCTTGCCCTCCTGGTTGTATATAACTAGCTGTAAGCATTGAATATTTTGCACCCTCTCTGAACTATGTAATGCCAGCTTCATATTGGGAGAACTAGATAGGCTTGTTCAGCAGGTGCTACACACATGACAGACTACTGAGACAGGCCTGCTGCTTCCTTTGTAGAAGCAGCAGACTACCTCTCATAACAGATTACTCAAACTGCTCTCCTTCATCCAGGGCTCCTGAGATTCTCTTTAAACCCGAGCTGATTGGACGGGACCATTACGGGATCCACGAGAGCGTCTTCAAGTCAATCCTCAGCTCAGACATTGACCTGCGGCGCTGCTTCCTGGGAAACATCGTGCTTTCAGGTAACAGTTGGTTTTTGTTACAGTGTTACACAACCGTCTAACGGGTCAAAGACGCACTCCAGCTGTGCTACTAAATCAAAAGCACAGCGTGGCACGCTtcatgcttttttgtttttcatctggTTTGGTCATGTTCCAGTTAAGCTGACGTCTAAATTAGTCTTTCATCTCCCGTGTGAAGGTGGGAACACTCTGCTGGCCGGCCTGCCCGAGAGGCTCCAGGCTGAAATCAGAGGCATGGTGCAAGCCGACATGAGGGAGAGCGTTCGCGTCAACAGCCCCAAAGACAGAGACTTCTCAGTGTGGAGCGGAGGAGCGGTGCTGGCCAACCTGCCCACCTTCAGCTCCGCATGGATCAGTCAGGAAGAATACGAGGAGTTCGGACCGCAGATTGTCTTCAGGAAATGCTTCTGAGACGGACTCCTGTGTAATGTATGACTGATTTGATTTCACAAAGTGCAATATACATACAGATCTTCTACAGTGCCATGGATTGGTCTGAGCCATTATAAGcccttttttaaatatttgtctgTCTATTTAAtgtattctgtttttctctggaGTCTATTTAATCCTCGCCATCAGTCTGGATCTTGACTGTGGAGCTCTTACTTGACACCAGCAGGTTTCTATCCACCTGCTGCTTACTTTATGCCTTATCTATCAAGATCCAACAACACGGCCAGGATGAAACTGGTGTTAATGTCATCGACTTTCCTGTCAGTCGACGTTATCGTCCCTCTAgaacctcttaactgtgtctTATGTTTCTCACTCTGGGAATGTATCTGTGTCCTGAGAATTTAAGTGTtaatatatgaatgtgtgtgggtAAGGGACTTGAATTGAAGCTGGCCTTTAATTGATATCTGCCAACTTTGTTTCCAGAATAAGCAATTGAGGGACATTAAGAATAAACTCAATGTGCTGACTCCAAATATATATTAATCTAAtatcaaattattaattaattaattactaatAATGAATTTGTTGGACATGGTGAAAGTTGCATTCTATTTGAAACTGGGATCAGTGCAGCTGTGCAGTGTTCAGAACTGGAAACTTTTCTTGTAGCAGCGTTGAATGAACTTTTATGATGGAGTTTTAGGGcctctgtttaaaaaaaaatataatatgactttattttctaaatattaggacatgtttttctttcttttttttgttgaaatctTCAGGTTTTCTACGTATGTTTTCCTTCAAATGACCATTTTGGTCATTTCATAACatttttgactttgacttttttctcaaaatgttgccttttttaaaaaaaacaaatgttagaACTTTTCCCCTCACAGTTACAACTTTTTTCTCAATATTTGGAATTGTTGTAAtaactttttcaaaatatttaaactctttcttgtaactttttttttttttttttttttttttttttgtgcaaaatttccccttttttttctccatttttttttttttcatcatatcatgACTCCCGAATCAAAGCAAAAGATCCTAGTATGTGGATGAGTTGTTTGCTTTTGCTGCAGTAATGTGAACTAGAGGAGAAAAGTGAGGATTTGTGGGATATGTAGTTTGCATTCTTGAAAACAATCACCTGAGATCATTATTCCCACATGTTGAATCTCCACCTGAACTGACTTTTGGTCAGTGAAGGTTTGTATGAAGTTGGTTAGaatgcagtgtgtgtctgtattgtACTGGCCCAGTAATGcctgatgatgaagatgatgaagatgataaatgctgctgctgcaggtacagtgtttgtatattgtataaagtttaaattctgtctttattttctatttgagTGCAGTGACTATCCacttatttcttttgtttttctgagatATTTTAATCTGAGAACTTTAGTTGTGTGGATTCAACACTTGCACAGTAGTGTTGTCTTGTGAAAGGTGTTCCAATGGTGCCAAAAGTGCTGCATTTATCTTGTGACCATGAATTCTGAAAAACCCTTCATCAACCCTGTGTATTTGTACATAGTCCACTTTTTTGAAAGTTATGTCTTTGCATGAAATTATGTTGTTGCATGAAAGCTAGTTGCACCTTCTGCATGTGCTCCATCtctgcatgttgtttttttttgttttttttttaccccctcTTAAGGGCATGGGGTTGTTCATGTGACCTGAAAGCTCAGTTCTTAAGTGGAAATCAGAATGTGGGATCTACAATGTGAGCCTTATGTAAGGGCAGAAGTCAAGTGCTCAGCCTGCTTTGTGTTTACAGGCTGTAGTTTGTTGAACCTCCTCTAAATGTACTGTATCAGTCTGGACTGAGTCTAGCAACTATTCACCTAAACCATTCCATTTATGTCATGTCTGagttttataataaatattttaatcctcatgtttttgttctttttgttcagACCTAAATGAACATAGTGGGGTTTTAATGCACATACAGttatttgagtatttctaaTTTTGTAATTGACGTAAATGCATTCTTCAGCCTGCCTTCAGCAGGAAATAGCCCAGTTGGAATGGAATTTCTACTGGAGTCCTATGATATGCAGCTAGCGTCAACACATTCAACATAATTTTATAATCATGAACTGCTCTCCACATTTAATgcaataaactactgtaagtcCATTAAGCCAAAGCTGCTCCGTTTTAAACTGGACAGTAGCTACTCTGAGAACACATGTAGGTTAATGAAAGTTCATTCATGACTTTAGAAATAACAttgtgatggagggagagaaggaaatCTCAAGTCAAGGCCTTTTTTCCTCAGGTTTCCAGTTTTCTTTCCAGGTCTTTGTACTGTGTTTCATGATGATACTTTGTTCCCTCCAGCTCCCTGCAGGGATtcagctgtctgtctccatCCTGCCTTCTGCTCTCATCATGgaatttttattgtttcagtgaTCGGCCCTCCTGCTTGGTGGCAAGCTGCTGGTTTCCTTAATGTTTACAATCTACAAAAACCGTTCTACCTGTATATAGACATTGTATGTCTATGtctatatgtactgtatgtatctaTCTTTCACCCACTTGCTTGCACATAACATTGATATCTAtgttcagcttgttgtttttgtatcttTCTGAAGCACAGAGAACCACTAGAAACCAAATCAAAGCTTGTATGTgcatacttggccaataaagctgattctgactCTGACTTTGTTTACCTCTGACTGTGACTACATATAATACAGTTATTAGAGCCATAAATACACTTCTATAAgtgtaatgttttattacaggTTATTTGATAagggattttaaaaaatcagtgtttggTTAATAAAGATAAGCAGCGCCCTCTAGTGGACACAGCCTCTCAGCACATCTACGTGGTGAACGTGTTGCTGTGGCAACCAGTTATCAACACGCTGTTGTGGATGTTCAGAACAAACAAACTTCAGCTAAGTAAAGATACCAGCTGACTGCTTGTGGCGGTAGAAATGTCTCGGGCTCGTGCAGAAAGCGTGATTAAGAACATTATTGGTGAGATAGTGACGCAGTGTGCGGGGAGAGGACATGCGGTGTCTGACACTTTGGTGGCTTTCATGGTCAGTAACGTTAACCTGCTGCAGTCActctgtactgtaaatgtttgcTTCATACACACTGAACGTTTAAAAACTTTAACGTTATACGTACAATGAAAATGACTTATTAGTCATGAGATAAGATGATTTGATACAAAATTGCCATTTTTGGAGCTTGTTGGGAATCATGTTATCAACCCTGACTGGCTCCTCTCCTCTACGAAGATTTGTGTTTATATAATATTGTTATAAGTGACTTTATATGTGAAATATTGTCAGGTGAAAGCTGTTGTTTTGGACCCAAGAAATGGCTTCAATGTTGACCGGACTCTGACCAAACAGGATGTCCAGAAACTTGAAGAGGTAAGTTCATATTTTACATAACTCCATTAACCCCGTACTATACTAATACTATACATACTATACTATTCATCAGTATTTCATGATGAAATACAATCTTCAAAACAAGTCACCACTATGATAATTATATAATTGTGTTTGTAAAGTTACTTATTATAGAACATTCACTTACTGTGTAGTTGTACTTCAGATGTTATTAACATTTGTAGGAACTGACTGAGTTTGTGTCCTGACtgttattttgaatatttagaTCAGACGTAATAAAgtcttttatttgaatttttcatgttttatttacttaGATAACTCTTttataatattgttttatttcacaacatGAATATTTAAAGCTTTAGCATCCAAAGAATTTAGATTTAGTTTCAAAGCCTTCTTCACACTGGAATAAAATTCTGATGGAAATATGCTAAATTCTGTCTTTAATTATTTATCGTTTGTCTAAAAGTGGTCAAATGTAAGCATATTGAGTTAAAAACAATCCTGGAGTAAGCcttttaaaggaaaacatttgAACTGTAGAATGTAATCCATCAGTAGTGCTGTAGCTACAGTCATGATTAAagcaacactgtgtgtgttctcttcCTCTGCAATATTTCTTACAGCTGTGTTTGGATAAACTTACGGAAAAGTGCAGTCCGTCCCTCGACACCATCAAAATGCAAGTGTATTTTGATATGAATTACACCTCTCGACGTAAGTGATACAAACTTCATTCATACTAATGTTTTCTGCTTCTAAAATGAGGATTTTCAGCTTCTTTTCAGTCTGGTACCCACAGTCAATTTGTTGTCACATAAAGTGTATtatgaatgtatatatataataatatataatatatataatgtatactaTAGCTTTTAGTACACAGGTTTGCCACTCTGTTGGCCTGACAATTGTTATTTTGACTAGTTGACTTGATTTGattgtttaatctataaaatgtcagataatagtgaGAAATATTCATCACAAGTCCCCAGAGCCCAAAGTAGCATCTTCACTTGTCTTGTTTTatagattttcagtttacaatgatacaCACATctgagaaactgaaaccagaacatgtttggtatttttgtcttaaacgattaatcaattattgttgatgaattttctgttgattgattaatggATTCATTGACTAACTGTCTCAGCACTACTTGTGTCCACTCTTACATGAAGTTCTTCAGGGTGATCTATGTGCCTGTGTAAGTAGGGCTGGACAACACTAACAGTATCAAGtgtcacaatatttttgatCAGATACCTTGATGTTGATCATGTGATAATATTCAGCCATTTATCTGCAGCATTTACAGGACTGTCATAAATAATGTTCTTCAGGTCAACTCTGTCAAAACATATTAGTATATTATTATTGAACATGTATTATGTTAATGTACATTTGATCATGTTGAGATTACTGCAATGCTGTTTTTAACtcaatcaaaaatcaaaaataaaactgcttcTCTCAGGAAATATTAACACAGAAGATGtataaaaaaatcagtaatAATATGAATATCATGACCAAGCAGGTGCCTTGTTTGTGCAGGTGAGTTCCTTGATGAAATCCACCGGGTGTTGGAGTCCAGACTGAGCACAGTGAGCAGAGAGATCACTGACAGCAGGGTGACGAGACGGGAGGAATTAGACACTCTGTACTGTAAAATCGTCACTTACATCCTGCTGCGCTCCGGCATGGGCTCACCTACTGACTCCAACACTGTGCAAGAGGcgacaggtaacacacacatttagggAACACTGGGGAACTATTGTCGGGAGAAGTACTGTACAGTGACAGCATTACACCGCATGGTATGAAGGGTAAAGGGTAGTGCCACCCATTTAACAAGCCTCATATGATTTTCCATCcttccagacacacacacacagttcacagACCACATCTGTGAACTGTACCTTTCTCTCCTAAAGTATGGAAATTAACCAGTGCACTTCATTATGTCTCTTGGCTAAATCATGCACTGCTCcatgtgattaaatgttgagaaGTTTCACTAAAGTCAAGTTTCATTTCTAGCTTTTCTAACATGTATGAACCCAAATTCAGTCTTCATTTGTTGCACAAAACTCTTGTGGGCCAACAAAGaatgatttatatttaagtGTTCTGACTGAACTGTCTCAGGCAGAAACATTGTATGAGAATTCTTCAAATGGTAATCTTAAGTTCACATTCACTAGTGCCTGTACTTGatttcttcctctttgcttGTACCAGCTGCCCTGCAGAGCATCTTCCCTCCGGCTGAACTGGCAGCCTTCATGGTTCTCTTAAAGAAGGACAAGGAGCAGCAGCTCAATGAGCTCACCATGATTGTCACAGGCATCAGGCTGTTCAACAAAGCCAGCGGCAAAGGAGAAGAGATCGACCTCCATGAGCTAAGTACGTTACACCAGCATGCTGACATAAAAACCTTCTTACAGTTTGTCAGTATGTTAGTTTTACTTTTACATCTGGTGAGCTGATGTAGACAATATAATGTGCCTCTTTTAACAGATAAGGCGTTAAGCAGAATActcatattaaagctgcaataagtTTTAATGTAAAAGTACCACATTCTTAGAGATCATATAGATCATTTCAGAAGACAGTGACTAGTTAGAGATAAAAATGTTGGATCATCACATATCTAGAGTGACACTGGGTAGAAGGTTAAGCATGTTAAACAATCTATCACTTGTGCTGAAGTTGTCAACAAGcatattggattttttgtgcCATTAAATGGATTTACTTGTGATGTGTGACTACCATTTGACTACCATTAGGCATATGATTGGTCAGGTGTCACATTCTCAGTACAAGAAGTTGATAAATCTGATTTTATGCTTTATGCACAAAACCGTTATAAATGAAAGGATCTGATCGATATGATTTTTGTTCTCTCTGCAGTGCCTGCAGTTCTTCATGAAGCTCTTCCAGTCATCAGTAAGGGCATAGAAAACCAGCTGAATGTATCACAGAGTTTGGTGTGGAAATACACAGCTCTGCTGGAGAAACTGACAGGACCCGACGGTCAGTCTGGAGAATGTGACGTGCCGCTGGTGCTGCTCAAACAGGCTCTCTACAACGTCAGGCAGCATGAAGTTTTCCTCAAAATATTACTGGTGAGCTAACAGTAGCTGCTGGTTGTGTTTGTGGTACTGTCATAACTGACGTAATGACAAACCAACAGCCGTCCAgttcaaaatacatttgtttgtaGCCTCTAATCAGCCTTTCACTCACAACTAGTTCTATCAGGTAAAAGAACACAAGTGAATTCATGTTCCTGAGTAAAATGTTTcgtaaaaaataaaacagtgttttcttCTTTACCACCAGGCTGATGCATGTTTATGTGCCAAGCATGTTGACGTCCTGCAGACTGAGCTGTCATCACAGATGAAGCGGCTGAAAGAAACTGTGAAGTCAAAGTCAGCTGTGCCCACTACAAAAGTTTTTGTAAGTGTTTTGGTCATTGCTATTATGTGGTTACTGTTGCTAAAATGGTGGATACAGTTCCCATCCCAATGCAGAGACCCAGGTTTGATCATTGATAATGGTAACTCTCTCTTGGTCATGTGTTCCGAGTAAATTGGAAAGTcctttttgcaacatttttctttgcttgAACTCTGAGTGGTTTTctctgtgtacagtatgttctaTCTATCATGGGGTAAATTATACTTTATCTTtatgaaatgtgttgtttgcatgtattgcttttagtgtttttcttttctttctacAGTCTCATTTTACTCTCATTCTTCATATCTTTGTTCAGCCGCTCTTCAAGGCTCTGTCACAGCTGTGGTTCGGACTTCAGGATGAGGCCGAGCTGCTGAAGATCCTCAACAACATCATGCTCAATCTGCAGCCCTTCCTCGCCTCTCAGGCCAAGGTTTTTTCTGAAGCATATTTAAACGGCCTGCTGGAGGGCTCCGAGGTGAAGACGGACCAACAGAGAATGAGCGAATCCCCAGGTGACATCACCAACAGTCATTCATATCATGTTCCATAAGTGTTTCAAGCATGGACTCCAGAGAGAAGATTGTTTTGAAGCAAGCTTAAGTGCAGGTGTTGTGCCTCATTATGCTTTACAGATGAGCGTATCAATCCAGCTGAGATGAAGCCACAGGAGTGGTTCCTTCCTGAAACAACAGCCAGCTTTACTGAGCTGCCACTGCAGTATAATGGAGTCTGTGGCTACACACTTGTGAACACAGATGGGCTTCTACTTCCAGGTAGGGTTAAGGCACTCTGTGATATCTGAAATGGTATGTAGATGCTCTGGTTGTCATTATGGGGGCAAGATTGGATTTGTGCTGACTGTTCTGTGTGAGCCAGAATATTTAACTGAGGTCACTGGTCCAGTCAGTGTGTTGTTTTCCAAAATAGTATAAACAGGCAGTGTGAAGGAGATAATGAGTCAGCTGACCTGTGTAAATTAGATTTGTGCACACCTTTTCATTTCTCTAATCCAGTTTTAAAATACTAACTGACCACTCAAATTATGAGGGAGCGTGCTTGTTTTTGAGAAATatgaagaatgaagaaacaCTCCTGGTCTGTCATATGGACTTCAATAAACAGAGGATGTGTTTGTGCAGTGAAAAAACCTGGATTGAGGTAAAACAGCTTAGTCTTACTGTGGGTTCATGTTTATGGCATGTTTAGATGTATGATCAGGGCTGATCATACAAAAATACCATCTGATTAGCAAGTcactgtgttcatgttgttgAGTCCAATTTCCCTGTGAAAGATAAATAATCAGGTCCTCcaatgaaacatacagtataaatgttgTAACCAAATATCTGGCAAGTGTGTATTCGTGCAAAcagcaaaatatatatatatattttgaaggTTGGGGGTTTTAGGTCTCCGTGTTGTTAATCCATGCTTTCTCATGTAAATGAATGTGCTTCTTTGCTTCATGGTGTGACTAGtgaggctgcaactaatgattattttcattatcaattaatctgtcgattattttctcgattaatcgattcagtgtttgatctataaaatgtcagaaaatagtgaaaaatgttgatcaccgtttcccaaagcccaagatgacaccctcaaatgtcttgttttgtccagaaCCAAAGATATAGGGTTAGTATGAATTAAtgaatatgaattaataatcacggggcaccaccctgaggtcagggaccaataaccaaacagtgGGTATCGTCTTATGAAGGGGTGTTCATCCAAGAATGTCAACATCTAGAGAGAGATTAACATCACAGGATGAACAGTGAACATCACCAAGCTGTTATCACAGTATACACAGTCACAGGAAACTAAATCAATAATGCTTCAATTAATAAACATCTATCATACAGCGACACTACAGCAAGCAATCATAAACAACAGCAgttttaaacagcatttgtaatATATAAGTCCCATATATGtctgccttttatttttatctgtgtttgtaatatgtcattatattatcatttaattCTCCAATTATGAGATTTTTCTCAATATGTACAATTTGTTTAGAGGGATACGATATGatacaattattaaaataggATACAATTAATGCAGgctgttgtgtctttttttgaCTCTTTTAAAGCAAACAGTCTGGAATATTTGTTTCTCGTGCAGGTAATCCACACATCGGAGTCCTGAAACACAAGGAGAGACTCTATGTTTTCAGCTCCAAAGAAGCTGCCTTAAAATTTGCCTCTAGTCCAGATGACTTCATTACAGAGGTGGCAGAGAAAGCCAAGCGCTCCTCTGAACTCATTCAACTCCTCAAACTCCACCGGCAGTTTTCCTGCATCAGTCCATACTCTGAGGTTAGTAGTCAGTCATAAGGCCGTAATTTTACCAGACAAGCTTCATTTTTTGGATACCTATTGTTTAGTAGATGTACATATGGCTCTGTATATAGTCCAAAAATAtaaagaacacattttattaaagCCACAATTTGTAGGTTTTGAAATTGTCTAATTTGGCGCCATCTGGTGGTAGTAAGAATAACAGTGTGGCAGACAGTGATGCATGCTGCTATCCCTCCACTTTTACCACAGTCTGAGGTCACTGGGAGTTTAATCCAAACTTAGTTGTTAGCTTGTGCTTTTGCAGATGCAGCCAGGAGAGAGTTTACTGGTGAAGCCCATTACCAAGTGTGAGAGCGGCACACAGACCGACATCCACCCACTGGAGACAAACATTGTCAAGTCATACGAGTGGAATGAGTGGGAGCTGCGAAAAAAAGCAATCAAACTGGTAAGCCACATTAATTGACAAGATGCTTCACAGTTCTGTATGTTGAACCATAACTGTTCTAACATCAACATCCCAGTAATTACATTTATTGATACCAAATTCAGTAAAGCAATTGTATTTCAAAATTTTAGGCTAATCTTCGGACC includes:
- the cfap206 gene encoding cilia- and flagella-associated protein 206, which encodes MSRARAESVIKNIIGEIVTQCAGRGHAVSDTLVAFMVKAVVLDPRNGFNVDRTLTKQDVQKLEELCLDKLTEKCSPSLDTIKMQVYFDMNYTSRREFLDEIHRVLESRLSTVSREITDSRVTRREELDTLYCKIVTYILLRSGMGSPTDSNTVQEATAALQSIFPPAELAAFMVLLKKDKEQQLNELTMIVTGIRLFNKASGKGEEIDLHELMPAVLHEALPVISKGIENQLNVSQSLVWKYTALLEKLTGPDGQSGECDVPLVLLKQALYNVRQHEVFLKILLADACLCAKHVDVLQTELSSQMKRLKETVKSKSAVPTTKVFPLFKALSQLWFGLQDEAELLKILNNIMLNLQPFLASQAKVFSEAYLNGLLEGSEVKTDQQRMSESPDERINPAEMKPQEWFLPETTASFTELPLQYNGVCGYTLVNTDGLLLPGNPHIGVLKHKERLYVFSSKEAALKFASSPDDFITEVAEKAKRSSELIQLLKLHRQFSCISPYSEMQPGESLLVKPITKCESGTQTDIHPLETNIVKSYEWNEWELRKKAIKLANLRTKVTHSTQTGLSHMRRENVTQTWLPKDATCQCKRDGESNVPKPQIYLAGLRGQKDGHVVKTNLTRSVDE